A window of Actinopolymorpha sp. NPDC004070 contains these coding sequences:
- a CDS encoding universal stress protein produces MPRPGDNPAIVVGVDGSDNGLRALDWALEEAAAHRCPVRLVYAYVPFAHRRAERVHGASPRMIAMYEEGREVFAAARAHLAGHLHADLVVGTALYEGAPARVLAEMVSRARMCVVGRRGRSGLASLLPGSTSMSLAVHARVPVVVVPARREPAAGTAGGGAEVGEANGRGGPGGPRVVVGVDLPSTGETAVEFAFEEATARGLPLLAVAAWDLTDPYVYSPAALTEAVAESQARVTRSLAQTLAPWREKYAEVPLATLVERSHPVAALVGLSRPADLLVLGGRVHPPSELVTGSTARAVLRRVACPVAVVHDPELSKVSRTTA; encoded by the coding sequence ATGCCGCGACCGGGCGACAACCCGGCCATCGTGGTCGGGGTCGACGGATCGGACAACGGGCTGCGCGCGCTGGACTGGGCGCTGGAGGAGGCGGCCGCGCACCGCTGTCCAGTGCGTCTGGTGTACGCGTACGTGCCCTTCGCGCACCGGCGCGCCGAGCGGGTTCACGGCGCCTCCCCGAGGATGATCGCGATGTACGAGGAGGGCCGGGAGGTGTTCGCGGCGGCGCGGGCACACCTGGCCGGGCACCTGCACGCGGACCTGGTGGTCGGCACCGCGTTGTACGAGGGGGCGCCGGCAAGGGTCCTGGCCGAGATGGTCTCCCGGGCACGGATGTGCGTGGTCGGCCGGCGGGGGCGCAGCGGGTTGGCCTCCCTGCTGCCCGGGTCGACCTCGATGAGCCTGGCCGTGCACGCCCGGGTCCCCGTGGTCGTCGTACCGGCGCGGCGTGAGCCGGCGGCCGGCACCGCGGGCGGAGGGGCCGAAGTGGGAGAGGCGAACGGGCGCGGCGGACCGGGTGGACCCCGGGTGGTGGTGGGCGTCGACCTGCCGTCGACCGGTGAGACGGCGGTCGAGTTCGCGTTCGAGGAGGCGACGGCACGCGGTCTGCCGCTGCTTGCGGTGGCCGCCTGGGACCTCACCGACCCCTACGTCTACAGCCCCGCCGCCCTGACCGAGGCGGTGGCGGAGAGCCAGGCTCGGGTGACCCGGTCCCTCGCCCAGACCCTCGCGCCGTGGCGGGAGAAGTACGCCGAGGTGCCGCTGGCAACGCTGGTCGAGCGGTCCCACCCGGTGGCGGCTCTGGTCGGCCTCAGCCGCCCGGCCGACCTGCTGGTGCTGGGCGGGCGCGTGCACCCGCCGTCGGAGCTGGTCACCGGGTCGACGGCCCGCGCGGTGTTGCGGCGGGTGGCCTGCCCGGTGGCCGTCGTACACGACCCTGAGCTCTCGAAGGTGTCGCGTACGACCGCCTGA
- a CDS encoding metalloregulator ArsR/SmtB family transcription factor, with product MLKVATHAEVLSRFGHALSDPTRSRIVLALREGPGYPAELSELLDVSRTNMSNHLDCLRGCDLVTAVRDGRRTRYELAEPSIGHALAHRRTSRRTRGCVRLRSRMRLLQPR from the coding sequence ATGCTCAAGGTCGCCACCCACGCCGAGGTGCTGTCCAGGTTCGGGCACGCGTTGTCGGATCCGACCAGGTCGCGGATCGTGTTGGCTCTGCGCGAGGGCCCGGGCTACCCGGCAGAGCTGTCGGAGCTGCTCGACGTCTCACGGACGAACATGTCCAACCACCTGGACTGCCTGCGCGGCTGCGATCTGGTTACCGCGGTGCGCGACGGGCGCCGGACCCGCTACGAACTGGCGGAGCCGAGCATCGGCCACGCGCTGGCTCACCGAAGGACAAGCCGACGCACCCGAGGGTGCGTGCGGCTGCGGTCCCGGATGCGACTGCTGCAGCCCCGCTGA
- a CDS encoding HAD family phosphatase: protein MNSPTLHLDRLDAALFGLDDVVVDSALLHAAAWQRTFDSFLRRRGRRAGLHSTEGTGDGTRIPSFELPGDYLRYAAGRTTAEGVRGFLTARGIALADHSPAPGEETVRTLADHKDACFGEEVRRVGVNAYHASVDLLRDLAARGVRLAAVAGDRSCEQLLSAAGIAGLFDVCVDGGDTTLLGLPALPDPGLLLEATRRLGVSPRRTAVLSGSLVGVEAGWHGCFEPVVAVDRYARADDFYRRGAHVVVRDLAELVLSGRCRQELLAHR from the coding sequence ATGAACTCGCCCACCCTCCACCTGGACCGGCTCGACGCCGCGCTGTTCGGGCTGGACGACGTGGTGGTCGACTCCGCGCTCCTGCATGCCGCCGCCTGGCAGCGCACCTTCGACTCGTTCCTGCGCCGCCGCGGCCGCCGGGCCGGACTGCACAGCACCGAGGGCACCGGCGACGGGACGCGGATCCCGTCGTTCGAACTGCCCGGTGACTACCTCCGCTACGCCGCCGGCCGGACCACCGCCGAGGGAGTACGCGGGTTTCTGACCGCCCGCGGCATCGCGCTCGCCGACCACTCCCCCGCGCCCGGTGAGGAGACCGTCCGCACGCTGGCCGACCACAAGGACGCCTGCTTCGGCGAGGAGGTCCGGCGGGTCGGCGTCAACGCCTACCACGCGTCGGTCGACCTGCTGCGTGACCTCGCCGCCCGTGGCGTCCGGCTCGCGGCCGTGGCCGGCGACCGTAGCTGCGAGCAGCTGCTGTCCGCGGCGGGGATCGCCGGCCTGTTCGACGTCTGCGTGGACGGCGGAGACACCACGCTGCTCGGCCTTCCGGCGCTGCCCGACCCGGGCCTGCTGCTCGAGGCGACCCGCCGGCTCGGTGTCTCCCCGAGGCGTACGGCGGTGCTGAGCGGCAGCCTGGTCGGGGTGGAGGCCGGCTGGCACGGATGCTTCGAGCCGGTCGTCGCCGTCGACAGGTACGCCCGCGCCGACGATTTCTACCGCCGCGGTGCGCACGTCGTCGTCCGCGACCTGGCCGAACTCGTACTCTCCGGGCGATGCCGGCAGGAGCTGCTCGCCCATCGGTAA
- a CDS encoding DUF222 domain-containing protein produces the protein MHSTVQNPSGWDGGIDAEQRLEAALVQVRSVVGDALAAPMLSLRPEKLGRLFDLHQVGEAMMAALKLAMVSRAEACDVGKTTGAVTTATWLRHSQRMGKKDSYATVALARDLDRTITLTARVLARGELSFRHAQVIAGAIKDLPKWVSLEQRVEAEEYLIEESRRRNPDDVRLLGRHLLRVLAPEEWERRLGKELEDDERAAECSRSLKYAPNGIPGSETVVIKLPVLEMEVLRKLVEALVARDTRPEPDDRPLDQKRGDAFAELVAMWAQHQASPNRGRGRDCVTVLIDLHNLMNGVGFGTIDDLNPVRPMPCGCQTPDAKRQAAKRQAAKRRAAEGKNAKPTEDSGSGQAGPGRSRSGTADAKPASTMPSKQAGDAGGSGDAEPTSNAEPSDNAESSNDPEPSNDPEPAPAPGANREPTEDGTSQPDVDEEVDDPNLAKGHDEPVRPADTGVPHAGADLGETTTDPREPTGTADTDDGCRPGGERTGTGRNGQPGKAKLSPDPFGAPDPLDAPSPPGPGSAADRIPRPREHGRTPQPNTATGIHPETGTDPGAEREAGTGLGSDPETDTGPEDWDLGVEDGADAELQEGAAGPEAGHEPSDPEDLTDPAGRMDPHDGCSKCGGGGSARILGLRGEPISVATVRRMACDANIIPVVLGGNGEVLDVGMADRFFTEAQRRALAVRDGSHCHFPGCQVPERRCVAHHMNPWDDFGPTDLANGVLLCKSHHTFVHHRGWQVRLGAHGHPEYIPPEWVDPQQEVLRP, from the coding sequence ATGCATTCGACAGTGCAGAATCCTTCGGGCTGGGACGGCGGCATCGACGCCGAGCAGCGTCTGGAGGCTGCGCTGGTTCAGGTCCGTTCTGTCGTCGGTGACGCGCTGGCGGCGCCGATGCTGTCACTTCGGCCCGAGAAGCTGGGCCGGTTGTTCGACCTGCACCAGGTCGGCGAGGCGATGATGGCCGCCTTGAAGCTGGCGATGGTGTCCAGGGCCGAGGCCTGCGACGTCGGCAAGACCACGGGTGCGGTTACGACCGCGACGTGGCTGCGCCACTCCCAGCGGATGGGGAAGAAGGATTCCTACGCCACCGTCGCCCTGGCACGGGATCTGGACCGCACCATCACTCTCACCGCCCGTGTTCTGGCGCGTGGGGAGCTGTCGTTCAGGCACGCGCAGGTGATCGCGGGGGCGATCAAGGATCTGCCGAAGTGGGTCAGCCTGGAACAGCGCGTGGAGGCCGAGGAGTATCTGATCGAGGAGTCGCGGCGGCGTAACCCCGACGACGTGCGCCTGCTGGGACGGCACCTGCTGCGGGTGTTGGCGCCGGAGGAGTGGGAACGCCGCCTCGGTAAAGAACTCGAGGACGACGAACGTGCCGCAGAATGCTCCCGTTCCCTGAAGTACGCGCCGAACGGGATCCCCGGTTCGGAGACGGTGGTGATCAAGCTGCCGGTGCTGGAGATGGAAGTCCTCCGCAAGCTGGTCGAGGCGCTGGTTGCCCGTGACACCCGCCCCGAACCCGACGACCGTCCCCTGGACCAAAAGCGTGGGGACGCGTTCGCGGAGTTGGTCGCCATGTGGGCGCAGCACCAGGCCTCGCCCAACCGTGGCCGGGGGCGGGACTGCGTCACCGTCCTGATCGATCTGCACAACCTGATGAACGGTGTCGGGTTCGGCACCATCGACGACCTCAACCCCGTCCGGCCCATGCCGTGTGGCTGCCAGACCCCCGATGCCAAACGCCAAGCCGCCAAACGCCAAGCCGCCAAGCGCCGGGCCGCCGAGGGCAAGAACGCCAAGCCCACCGAGGATTCTGGGTCGGGACAGGCCGGGCCGGGCAGGAGCCGCAGCGGCACCGCAGATGCCAAGCCTGCCAGCACCATGCCCAGCAAGCAGGCCGGCGACGCAGGCGGCTCCGGGGACGCCGAGCCCACCAGCAATGCCGAGCCGAGTGACAACGCCGAGTCCAGCAACGACCCTGAGCCCAGCAACGACCCTGAGCCCGCGCCGGCGCCCGGTGCGAACCGTGAACCCACTGAGGACGGCACATCGCAACCCGATGTTGACGAAGAGGTCGACGACCCGAACCTGGCGAAGGGCCATGACGAGCCAGTCCGGCCGGCCGACACCGGCGTCCCACACGCGGGCGCCGATTTGGGGGAGACGACGACAGACCCGCGCGAACCGACCGGGACGGCGGACACCGATGACGGGTGCAGGCCCGGTGGCGAGAGGACGGGAACTGGCCGGAACGGTCAACCGGGCAAGGCGAAACTGTCACCCGACCCATTCGGTGCACCCGACCCACTCGACGCACCCAGCCCACCCGGGCCGGGCAGCGCCGCGGACCGGATACCCCGGCCGCGAGAACACGGGCGAACCCCACAACCGAACACCGCCACCGGAATCCACCCCGAGACCGGAACCGACCCCGGCGCCGAAAGGGAAGCTGGAACGGGACTCGGATCCGATCCGGAAACAGATACCGGACCCGAGGACTGGGACCTCGGGGTAGAAGATGGCGCCGACGCCGAACTGCAGGAGGGTGCGGCGGGGCCGGAGGCTGGCCACGAACCCAGCGACCCCGAGGACCTCACCGACCCCGCTGGCCGCATGGACCCGCACGACGGCTGCAGCAAATGCGGAGGCGGCGGATCAGCCAGGATCCTCGGGCTACGCGGCGAACCGATCTCGGTTGCCACTGTCCGGCGGATGGCCTGCGACGCGAACATCATCCCGGTGGTGCTCGGCGGCAACGGCGAGGTCCTCGACGTCGGAATGGCCGACAGGTTCTTCACCGAAGCGCAGCGCCGGGCGTTGGCGGTCCGGGACGGGTCTCACTGTCACTTCCCAGGCTGCCAGGTCCCCGAACGCCGCTGCGTCGCCCACCACATGAACCCCTGGGACGACTTCGGCCCAACCGATCTGGCGAACGGAGTCCTCCTGTGCAAGAGCCATCACACCTTCGTCCACCACCGAGGCTGGCAAGTGCGGCTGGGCGCCCACGGCCACCCCGAGTACATCCCACCGGAATGGGTGGACCCGCAGCAGGAGGTGCTCCGACCGTGA
- a CDS encoding YciI family protein, whose amino-acid sequence MKYLLLKHYRGGPAPAVDHGPMDQWTPEEVDAHVQYMRDFGDRLQEKGELVDVQALTPEGTFVRYDGEGRPPVTDGPFAETKDLIAGWYIIDVESWDRAVEVAADLSAAPGPGGKPIHEWLEVRPFLTGMPAATE is encoded by the coding sequence ATGAAGTACCTGCTGCTGAAGCACTACCGGGGCGGCCCGGCCCCCGCGGTCGACCACGGGCCGATGGACCAGTGGACGCCTGAGGAGGTCGACGCGCACGTGCAGTACATGCGCGACTTCGGCGATCGCCTGCAGGAGAAGGGCGAACTCGTCGACGTGCAGGCCCTGACGCCCGAGGGCACGTTCGTACGCTACGACGGCGAGGGGCGGCCACCGGTGACCGACGGCCCGTTCGCCGAGACCAAGGACCTGATCGCCGGCTGGTACATCATCGACGTGGAGTCCTGGGACCGCGCGGTCGAGGTGGCCGCGGATCTGTCCGCCGCACCCGGGCCCGGCGGCAAGCCGATCCACGAGTGGCTGGAGGTCCGGCCGTTCCTCACCGGCATGCCCGCGGCCACCGAGTAG
- a CDS encoding universal stress protein: MSTEIPRPVMVGVDGTQGSLDAVAWAANAAGLRKVPLRVVHAFAWPLLHIPAAMWQLGPEGGLRAHADSLMEEAVRTARDAAPDIEIATTVETDFPSPLLVDLSSDATYVVVGTAGRGSVADALAGSLTIELSARSQAPVVVVRGTLSPERTDNLVVVGVDGSPLGAVAVEAAVEEAARRHARLLAVHVVRQGRGARSGAADTAAGLRLLEESLAGWRHKYPDLPIEERVLMGHAAGHLIELSASASLIVVGARGRGGFAGMLLGSVSQALLHQAQCPVVVLTRECRASRPAAA, from the coding sequence ATGTCCACCGAAATACCGCGACCGGTCATGGTCGGCGTCGACGGCACGCAAGGTTCGCTTGACGCGGTGGCCTGGGCGGCCAATGCTGCCGGGCTGCGCAAGGTGCCCTTGCGGGTGGTGCACGCGTTCGCCTGGCCACTGCTGCACATCCCTGCCGCCATGTGGCAACTCGGGCCCGAGGGCGGACTGCGCGCCCACGCGGACTCACTGATGGAGGAGGCCGTACGAACAGCCCGGGACGCCGCACCAGACATCGAGATCGCGACCACGGTGGAGACCGACTTTCCCTCACCCCTGCTGGTGGATCTGAGCAGTGACGCGACGTACGTCGTCGTCGGTACGGCCGGCCGCGGCTCGGTGGCCGATGCCCTGGCGGGTTCGCTCACCATCGAGCTGTCGGCGCGTTCGCAGGCCCCCGTCGTGGTCGTTCGCGGCACTCTGTCGCCCGAACGCACCGACAACCTCGTCGTCGTCGGGGTGGACGGGTCCCCGCTCGGTGCCGTCGCCGTCGAGGCAGCGGTGGAGGAGGCGGCCCGCCGGCACGCACGACTGCTCGCCGTGCACGTGGTGCGGCAGGGCCGGGGCGCACGGTCCGGCGCCGCCGACACCGCCGCCGGGCTGCGGCTGCTGGAGGAATCGCTGGCCGGATGGCGGCACAAGTACCCCGACCTGCCGATCGAGGAACGCGTGCTGATGGGCCACGCCGCCGGCCACCTGATCGAACTGTCCGCCTCGGCCAGTCTGATCGTGGTGGGCGCTCGCGGACGTGGCGGCTTCGCCGGAATGCTGCTGGGTTCGGTGAGCCAGGCGCTGCTGCACCAGGCTCAGTGCCCGGTCGTCGTCCTCACCCGGGAGTGCCGGGCCAGCAGACCCGCCGCGGCCTGA
- a CDS encoding pyridoxamine 5'-phosphate oxidase family protein, whose product MQPTKISEILNHPTSRQLLARDLARLAYVAEDGTPRNVPIAFTWNGTQIVMCTAKNAPKLPSLRHNPAVALTIDTEVHPPKILLIRGRAEMDVVDGIPEEYLQMNGSYQMTAEQRVEWEAEVRSLYDGMVRIVVTPTWAKLIDFETTLPSAVEELVRQREERRHA is encoded by the coding sequence ATGCAGCCGACCAAGATCTCCGAGATCCTGAACCACCCGACCAGCCGGCAGCTGCTGGCCCGCGACCTGGCCCGCCTGGCCTACGTCGCCGAGGACGGCACTCCCCGCAACGTCCCGATCGCGTTCACCTGGAACGGCACGCAGATCGTCATGTGCACGGCGAAGAACGCCCCGAAGCTGCCGTCCCTGCGCCACAACCCCGCGGTGGCGCTGACGATCGACACCGAGGTGCACCCGCCGAAGATCCTGCTGATCCGCGGCCGGGCCGAGATGGACGTCGTCGACGGCATCCCGGAGGAGTACCTCCAGATGAACGGCAGCTACCAGATGACGGCCGAGCAGCGGGTGGAGTGGGAGGCGGAGGTGCGGTCGCTGTACGACGGCATGGTCCGGATCGTGGTGACCCCGACGTGGGCGAAGCTGATCGACTTCGAGACGACCCTGCCGAGCGCGGTGGAGGAGCTGGTCCGGCAGCGCGAGGAACGCCGGCACGCCTGA
- a CDS encoding DUF6596 domain-containing protein — translation MNESLLRELVPAVIGVLVRRGADFASAEDAVQEALIRALETWPDDPPRDPKAWLVTAAWRRFLDATRAAASRQDRELAVEVEPPAGPAPATDDTLRLYFLCAHPTLPPAAAVALTLRAVGGLTTRQIAAAYLVPEATMAQRISRAKRRIAGLPLDQPGDLGTVLRVLYLVFNEGYGGDVDLAAEAIRLTRQLAALTGEPEVAGLLALMLLHHARRAARRGAGGRLVQLAEQDRSRWDTGLIAEGVTVLQTALARDRLGEYQAQAAIAALHADAPTAAETDWVQIVEWYDELLRLTNSPVVRLNRAVAVGEADGPRAGMAALAGVSPDLPRYTAVTAYLHEGAGDLERAAKLYAEASRAAGSVPERDHLTRQAARVRRLLRP, via the coding sequence GTGAACGAATCGCTGCTGCGAGAGCTCGTTCCCGCGGTGATCGGTGTCCTCGTCCGGCGCGGAGCCGACTTCGCCTCGGCCGAGGACGCCGTCCAGGAAGCCCTGATCCGGGCGCTGGAGACCTGGCCGGACGACCCGCCGCGGGACCCGAAGGCGTGGCTGGTCACGGCGGCGTGGCGCAGGTTCCTCGACGCCACCCGGGCCGCGGCGTCCCGGCAGGACCGCGAGCTCGCCGTGGAGGTCGAGCCGCCCGCCGGGCCGGCCCCGGCCACCGACGACACGCTGCGGCTGTACTTCCTGTGCGCGCATCCCACCCTTCCGCCGGCCGCGGCGGTCGCGTTGACGCTGCGCGCGGTCGGCGGCCTGACGACCCGGCAGATCGCCGCCGCCTACCTCGTCCCCGAGGCGACCATGGCGCAGCGGATCAGCCGCGCCAAGAGGCGGATCGCCGGGCTGCCGCTGGACCAGCCCGGCGACCTCGGCACGGTGTTGCGGGTGCTCTACCTCGTCTTCAACGAGGGGTACGGCGGAGACGTCGACCTGGCCGCCGAGGCGATCCGTCTCACCCGCCAGCTGGCCGCCCTGACCGGAGAACCCGAGGTCGCCGGGCTGCTCGCGCTGATGCTGCTGCACCACGCGCGGCGGGCGGCCCGGAGGGGCGCGGGGGGACGCCTCGTGCAGCTGGCCGAGCAGGACCGGTCGCGGTGGGACACCGGCCTGATCGCCGAAGGAGTGACGGTCCTGCAGACCGCGCTGGCCCGTGACCGGCTGGGCGAGTACCAGGCGCAGGCAGCGATCGCCGCCCTGCACGCCGACGCACCGACGGCCGCCGAGACCGACTGGGTGCAGATCGTGGAGTGGTACGACGAGCTGCTCCGCCTCACCAACAGTCCGGTGGTGCGGCTCAACCGCGCGGTGGCGGTCGGTGAGGCCGACGGACCGCGAGCGGGGATGGCGGCACTGGCCGGGGTGAGCCCGGACCTGCCGCGCTACACCGCGGTGACCGCGTACCTCCACGAGGGCGCCGGTGACCTCGAGCGGGCCGCGAAGCTGTACGCCGAGGCGTCCCGGGCCGCCGGCAGCGTGCCGGAACGCGACCATCTGACCCGGCAGGCCGCACGGGTCCGCCGGCTGCTGCGTCCGTGA
- a CDS encoding glycosyl hydrolase family 65 protein codes for MSHSVLTYDRYEPAREGLREALCTLGNGYFATRGAAPESHADGVHYPGTYLAGCYDRLESRVAGGVVENEDLVNAPNWLPLTFRPVDGSWLDLDRVQILDFRQELDLGRGVLTRRVRFRDEGGRTTLLAQRRWVSMDDPHLAVLETEIEPENWSGRLQVRTALDGSVANRGVRRYADLAGDHLRPVTAGYDGQDLLWLQVETAQSRVRIAEAARVRVHGAAGPVERRLVERPRRVDLDLTFAVERGKAVTVEKTVAVHTSRDRAITESLTAACDAASRAGRPEHLLARHELAWARLWRGCRTVVDGGPQQTLDLYVFHILQTLSEHTVELDVGVPARGLHGEAYRGHVFWDELFVFPFLLLRLPEVARALLMYRWRRLPQARLAARAAGHRGAMYPWQSGSDGRDETQRLHLNPLSGRWMQDNTHLQHHVGLAVAYNVWKYYEATGDVSFLATHGAEMLVEIARFWSGLATYEATGGRYEIRGVMGPDEYHDAYPGAARPGIDNNSYTNVMTAWVVRRALDALALIPAYRRTELTARLGLRHAELERFDEVSRRLRVVFHHGVIGQFEGYDRLAELDWDGYRAKYGDIRRLDRILEAEGDSVRRYQVSKQADVLMLFFLLGKDELTQVLNQLGYDLDPATILRTIEYHLDRTSHGSTLSAVVHAWVLARTDRHSSWAFFLQALGSDVRGGEQDTTAEGVHLGAMAGCVDLLQRCYTGIETRDDVLRLNPRLPREITDLELQLRYRGHWGVTVHCTRDEVRIGLRRSAAAPITVTVKDEQTTLRPGQSWRVRRPGRLHRAGRVGGTGARTGPGTGTGPGAGTGTGTGTGGAGASGAAVPPPAAAASEAAARRPDGRTAG; via the coding sequence GTGAGCCATTCGGTCTTGACCTATGACCGGTACGAGCCGGCGAGAGAGGGTCTGCGCGAGGCGCTGTGCACCCTCGGCAACGGATACTTCGCCACCCGCGGCGCCGCGCCGGAGTCCCACGCCGACGGCGTGCACTACCCCGGCACCTACCTGGCAGGTTGTTACGACCGGCTGGAGTCGCGGGTCGCCGGCGGGGTGGTGGAGAACGAGGACCTGGTCAACGCGCCGAACTGGTTGCCGCTGACCTTCCGCCCCGTTGACGGCTCGTGGCTCGACCTGGACCGGGTGCAGATCCTGGACTTCCGGCAGGAGCTGGACCTGGGCCGCGGCGTACTGACCAGGCGGGTGCGCTTCCGCGACGAAGGCGGCCGGACCACCCTGCTCGCCCAGCGGCGCTGGGTCTCCATGGACGACCCGCACCTCGCGGTGCTGGAGACCGAGATCGAGCCCGAGAACTGGTCCGGCCGGCTGCAGGTGCGGACCGCGCTGGACGGCAGCGTCGCCAACCGGGGCGTACGCCGCTACGCCGACCTGGCCGGTGACCACCTGCGGCCGGTCACCGCCGGGTACGACGGGCAGGACCTGCTGTGGCTGCAGGTGGAGACCGCGCAGTCGCGGGTGCGGATCGCAGAGGCGGCCCGGGTGCGGGTGCACGGTGCGGCGGGACCGGTGGAGCGCCGGCTGGTGGAACGGCCCCGCCGGGTCGACCTCGACCTGACCTTCGCGGTGGAACGCGGCAAGGCGGTGACCGTGGAGAAGACGGTGGCGGTCCACACCTCCAGGGACCGGGCGATCACCGAGAGCCTGACCGCCGCCTGCGACGCCGCGAGCCGCGCCGGCCGTCCCGAACACCTGCTGGCCCGCCACGAGCTCGCCTGGGCGCGGCTGTGGCGTGGCTGCCGGACCGTCGTGGACGGCGGACCGCAGCAGACGCTGGACCTGTACGTGTTCCACATCCTGCAGACGCTGTCGGAGCACACCGTCGAACTCGACGTCGGCGTACCCGCCCGCGGGCTGCACGGCGAGGCCTATCGCGGGCACGTCTTCTGGGACGAGCTGTTCGTCTTCCCGTTCCTGCTGCTGCGGCTGCCCGAGGTGGCCCGGGCGCTGCTGATGTACCGCTGGCGGCGCCTTCCCCAGGCTCGGCTGGCGGCGCGGGCGGCGGGCCACCGCGGCGCCATGTATCCGTGGCAGAGCGGGAGCGACGGCCGGGACGAGACCCAGCGGCTGCACCTCAACCCGCTGTCGGGACGCTGGATGCAGGACAACACCCACCTGCAGCACCACGTCGGGCTGGCGGTGGCGTACAACGTCTGGAAGTACTACGAGGCCACCGGCGACGTCTCCTTCCTCGCCACCCACGGTGCGGAGATGCTGGTCGAGATCGCGCGTTTCTGGAGTGGCCTGGCGACCTACGAGGCGACCGGCGGACGCTATGAGATCCGGGGCGTGATGGGCCCGGACGAGTACCACGACGCCTATCCCGGTGCCGCCCGCCCGGGCATCGACAACAACTCCTACACCAACGTCATGACCGCCTGGGTTGTGCGGCGGGCGCTGGACGCGCTGGCCCTGATCCCGGCGTACCGGCGTACCGAGCTGACCGCACGGCTCGGGCTGCGCCACGCCGAGCTGGAGCGGTTCGACGAGGTGAGCCGGCGGCTGCGGGTGGTGTTCCACCACGGGGTCATCGGGCAGTTCGAGGGGTACGACCGACTTGCCGAGCTGGACTGGGACGGATATCGCGCGAAGTACGGCGACATCCGCCGGCTGGACCGCATCCTGGAGGCCGAAGGCGACTCGGTACGGAGGTACCAGGTCTCCAAGCAGGCGGACGTTCTGATGCTGTTCTTCCTTCTCGGCAAGGACGAGTTGACACAGGTCCTGAACCAGCTCGGCTACGACCTGGACCCGGCGACGATCCTGCGTACGATCGAGTACCACCTGGACCGCACGTCCCACGGCTCCACCCTCAGCGCCGTGGTGCACGCGTGGGTCCTCGCCCGCACCGACCGTCACAGCTCCTGGGCGTTCTTCCTGCAGGCGCTGGGATCCGACGTGCGGGGCGGTGAGCAGGACACGACCGCGGAGGGCGTCCACCTGGGGGCGATGGCCGGGTGCGTCGACCTGCTGCAGCGTTGCTACACAGGGATCGAGACCCGCGACGACGTGCTCCGGCTCAACCCGCGGCTGCCGCGCGAGATCACCGACCTGGAGCTCCAGCTGCGCTACCGCGGCCACTGGGGCGTCACCGTCCACTGCACGCGGGACGAGGTGCGCATCGGGCTGCGGCGCTCCGCGGCGGCGCCGATCACCGTGACGGTGAAGGACGAGCAGACGACGCTGCGTCCCGGACAGTCCTGGCGGGTGCGCCGACCTGGCCGGCTCCACCGGGCGGGACGGGTCGGCGGCACCGGTGCGCGCACCGGCCCCGGCACCGGCACCGGCCCCGGCGCCGGCACAGGCACAGGCACAGGCACAGGTGGCGCCGGCGCTAGCGGCGCAGCAGTTCCGCCACCGGCCGCCGCGGCGTCGGAAGCGGCAGCCCGGAGACCGGACGGCCGAACCGCAGGATGA